Proteins co-encoded in one Populus trichocarpa isolate Nisqually-1 chromosome 10, P.trichocarpa_v4.1, whole genome shotgun sequence genomic window:
- the LOC7491589 gene encoding uncharacterized protein LOC7491589 gives MAVRQPPRSRSLFVPKTERIEEDEALILRVHLAGFSEKDIDCRIIAPSHYIRVCSYPALKNWHFNTLFESIPEKFNLYEAKTKFDDGIFTIKVPKVVSAEMSGARALEATARQEAPSTQESDASKSGSQKSEDVAANQQARTTNVDKEITEAKDVERVIFKGQDQILSEANFPLLFTRKKEIDDQSTVGQVGDRNAIEKDKEKSAESVDQEKEGEGKDMERRAESVDQEKEGEAKDTENATSSSSKSANDNVTTVVTERRYIVEKYTIISLIMAIGAYVFYNIHGQSRKK, from the exons ATGGCCGTACGTCAACCCCCTCGATCGCGATCCCTTTTCGTACCGAAAACGGAAAGGATAGAGGAAGATGAAGCTCTTATATTGCGTGTTCATCTAGCTG GTTTCTCTGAGAAGGACATAGATTGTAGGATAATTGCACCATCACATTATATCAGAGTATGTAGTTATCCTGCACTGAAAAACTGGCACTTCAATACACTTTTTGAGAGCATTCCAGAGAAATTCAACCTCTATGAAGCAAAAACCAAGTTTGATGATGGAATTTTCACCATCAAAGTTCCAAAAGTAGTTTCTGCAGAAATGAGTGGTGCTAGGGCATTAGAGGCCACGGCAAGACAAGAGGCTCCTAGCACGCAAGAAAGTGATGCAAGCAAGTCAGGGTCTCAAAAAAGTGAAGATGTTGCTGCAAATCAACAAGCTCGGACAACCAATGTAGATAAAGAAATTACAGAAGCCAAAGATGTTGAACGTGTAATATTTAAGGGTCAAGATCAAATCCTTTCCGAAGCTAATTTTCCATTATTGTTTACCAGAAAGAAGGAAATAGATGATCAAAGCACTGTAGGGCAAGTTGGTGATCGGAATGCCATTGAAAAGGATAAGGAGAAGAGTGCTGAAAGCGTTGATCAAGAGAAAGAAGGGGAAGGAAAGGATATGGAGAGGAGAGCTGAGAGCGTTGATCAAGAAAAGGAAGGGGAAGCAAAGGATACGGAGAATGCAACTTCTTCTTCCAGCAAGTCTGCGAACGACAATGTAACAACGGTTGTGACCGAAAGGCGATATATAGTAGAGAAATACACCATCATCTCATTGATAATGGCAATTGGAGCTTATGTATTCTATAACATCCATGGCCAATCTAGAAAGAAATAA